One genomic window of Eptesicus fuscus isolate TK198812 chromosome 6, DD_ASM_mEF_20220401, whole genome shotgun sequence includes the following:
- the RDH8 gene encoding retinol dehydrogenase 8, which yields MADPPRTVLISGCSSGIGLELAVQLARDSRQRYQVVATMRDLGKKGTLEAAAGEALGQTLTVAQLDVCSDESVAQCLRCIQGGEVDVLVNNAGVGLVGPLEGLSLATMQKVFDTNFFGAVRLVKAVLPGMKRRRQGHIVVVSSVMGLQGVVFNDVYAASKFALEGFFESLAIQLLQFNIFISLVEPGPVGTAFEGKLLEQVSAAQFPGADPDTLHYFRDLYLPASRELFGSLGQSPQDVAQVIVKVISSARPPLRRQTNARYSALTALKAADPSGRLYVRSAHRLLFRWPRLLSRGLRCLACSCFPSRVQPG from the exons ATGGCCGACCCTCCCCGGACGGTACTGATCTCAGGCTGCTCCTCCGGAATCGGCCTGGAGCTCGCAGTGCAGCTGGCTCGTGACTCCAGGCAGCGCTACCAGG TGGTGGCCACCATGAGAGATCTGGGGAAGAAGGGGACGCTGGAGGCAGCTGCCGGCGAGGCTCTGGGTCAGACCCTCACTGTGGCCCAGCTGGACGTGTGCAGTGATGAGTCAGTGGCCCAATGTCTCCGCTGCATCCAGGGAGGAGAAGTGGACGTGCTGG TGAATAATGCTGGCGTGGGCCTGGTGGGGCCCCTGGAGGGGCTCAGTCTAGCTACCATGCAGAAAGTCTTCGATACCAACTTTTTCGGAGCTGTCCGTCTGGTCAAAGCTGTGCTTCCTGGCATGAAGAGAAGGCGACAGGGCCACATTGTGGTGGTCAGCAGTGTCATGGGGCTGCAGG GTGTTGTGTTCAACGACGTCTACGCAGCCTCCAAGTTTGCCCTGGAAGGGTTCTTCGAGAGTCTGGCCATCCAGCTGCTCCAGTTCAACATCTT caTCTCCCTGGTGGAACCCGGCCCCGTGGGCACGGCCTTTGAGGGGAAGCTGCTGGAGCAGGTTTCCGCCGCCCAGTTCCCAGGCGCCGACCCCGACACCCTGCACTACTTCCGGGACCTCTACCTCCCAGCGTCCCGGGAGCTCTTTGGCTCTTTGGGGCAGAGCCCCCAGGATGTGGCCCAG GTTATTGTCAAGGTCATCAGCTCGGCCAGACCACCCCTGCGCCGACAGACCAACGCCCGCTACTCCGCCCTGACCGCGCTCAAGGCCGCGGACCCCTCCGGCCGCCTGTACGTGCGATCGGCCCACCGCCTGCTCTTCCGCTGGCCGCGCCTCCTCAGCCGGGGCCTCCGCTGCCTGGCCTGCAGCTGCTTCCCCTCTCGGGTACAGCCCGGGTGA